Proteins from one Deinococcus sp. AB2017081 genomic window:
- a CDS encoding biotin transporter BioY encodes MTHATHPTLAQTLAPHRSALRDLALVVGGAVLIALIAQVEIPLKPVPVTLQTLGVLLVGAALGWKRGTASLGTYLGAGIIGLPVFAGGGAGLAKLAGPSGGYLIGFLLAAGLVGFLVQRFALDRRVLGTALAMLAGTALIYAVGLPWLAATTGLRGAALLNAGLTPFLLGDTLKLGLAALLLPGAWTLTRR; translated from the coding sequence ATGACCCACGCCACGCACCCCACCCTGGCCCAGACCCTCGCCCCGCACCGCAGCGCCCTGCGCGACCTCGCCCTGGTCGTGGGCGGAGCTGTCCTGATCGCCCTGATCGCCCAGGTCGAGATTCCCCTGAAGCCCGTGCCGGTCACCCTCCAGACCCTGGGCGTGCTGCTCGTGGGCGCGGCACTGGGCTGGAAGCGGGGCACGGCCTCGCTGGGCACGTACCTTGGTGCAGGGATCATCGGCCTGCCGGTCTTCGCGGGTGGCGGGGCCGGACTGGCCAAACTCGCCGGCCCCAGCGGCGGCTACCTGATCGGCTTCCTGCTGGCTGCTGGCCTGGTCGGCTTCCTGGTGCAGCGCTTCGCCCTCGACCGGCGCGTGCTGGGCACGGCGCTCGCCATGCTGGCCGGCACGGCGCTGATCTATGCCGTCGGCCTGCCCTGGCTGGCCGCCACCACCGGCCTGCGCGGCGCGGCGCTGCTGAACGCTGGCCTGACTCCCTTCCTGCTGGGCGACACGCTCAAGCTCGGCCTGGCCGCCCTGCTGCTGCCCGGCGCGTGGACACTGACGCGCCGCTGA
- a CDS encoding biotin--[acetyl-CoA-carboxylase] ligase: MPDRLLPLLTDVPQTGDALGARLGVGRVWVNTLAHELREAGMPVLISRGGYALAPGTPAPGLVRVTGPLGHALRYAGTVDSTQDALRRWADDPHAPAPHGAVMVAERQTAGRGRRGRTWDTTGGTLVFSVLLRPESGLALSVADLGLLPLAAGVAVHAACGVGGLKWPNDLLAPDGRKLAGILVEADLRGEEARRVILGIGVNVTHAPPGAAHLSTWRPDVTRAQVLGRSLDALGTHLGAPGTDTLAAWTAASVTLGRAVRVQTPQGTTEGTAEGLDAHGSLIVRTASGPRTVSAGDVELIGTLTGGPAP, translated from the coding sequence ATGCCCGACCGCCTGCTCCCCCTGCTGACCGACGTGCCCCAGACCGGGGACGCGCTGGGCGCACGACTGGGCGTGGGCCGCGTGTGGGTGAACACGCTGGCCCACGAACTGCGCGAGGCCGGTATGCCGGTGCTGATCTCGCGCGGCGGCTACGCCCTGGCCCCCGGCACCCCCGCCCCCGGACTGGTGCGGGTCACCGGCCCGCTGGGCCACGCCCTGCGCTACGCGGGAACCGTGGACAGCACCCAGGACGCGCTGCGCCGCTGGGCCGACGATCCACACGCACCCGCCCCGCACGGAGCGGTCATGGTCGCCGAGCGGCAGACGGCGGGGCGCGGACGACGTGGACGGACATGGGACACCACGGGCGGCACCCTGGTCTTCAGCGTGCTGCTGCGGCCAGAGTCCGGACTGGCACTCAGTGTGGCCGACCTGGGGCTGCTGCCGCTGGCCGCCGGTGTCGCCGTGCACGCGGCGTGTGGGGTGGGCGGCCTGAAGTGGCCCAACGACCTGCTCGCCCCGGACGGCCGCAAACTCGCCGGGATTCTGGTTGAGGCCGACCTGCGCGGCGAGGAGGCCCGGCGCGTGATCCTGGGCATCGGCGTGAACGTCACGCACGCGCCCCCCGGCGCCGCCCACCTGAGCACGTGGCGCCCCGACGTGACCCGCGCCCAGGTGCTTGGCCGCAGTCTGGACGCCCTGGGCACGCACCTCGGGGCGCCGGGGACGGACACCCTGGCGGCGTGGACGGCTGCGAGCGTCACCCTGGGCCGCGCCGTGCGGGTACAGACGCCCCAGGGCACCACCGAGGGCACCGCCGAGGGTCTTGACGCCCACGGCAGCCTGATCGTCCGCACAGCCAGTGGGCCGCGCACCGTCAGCGCCGGGGATGTCGAGCTGATCGGCACCCTGACGGGCGGCCCCGCCCCCTGA